One genomic region from Nostoc sphaeroides encodes:
- a CDS encoding GNAT family N-acetyltransferase encodes MNESQIQFSDCKSEIDLSQLQELLNVSAFWAKGRSIEDLGIAIANSEPVISVSDSDRLIGFARATSDGIYRATIWDVVIHPEYQSSGLGSKLVETVLSHPCMRRVERVYLMTTHQQGFYEKIGFQPNTTTTMVLHNLPNLAFVPATEVQLQESLGG; translated from the coding sequence ATGAACGAGTCTCAGATTCAATTTAGCGATTGCAAGTCTGAAATTGACCTTTCCCAACTTCAAGAACTGTTAAACGTTTCAGCTTTCTGGGCAAAGGGACGCAGTATTGAAGATTTAGGTATAGCCATTGCCAATAGTGAACCAGTGATTTCTGTCTCGGATAGCGATCGACTCATTGGCTTTGCTAGAGCAACATCTGATGGCATATATCGCGCCACAATTTGGGATGTTGTGATTCATCCAGAGTATCAAAGTAGTGGGTTGGGAAGCAAGTTAGTAGAAACCGTTTTGAGTCATCCCTGCATGAGGCGGGTTGAGCGCGTTTACCTGATGACTACTCACCAGCAGGGTTTCTACGAAAAGATTGGTTTCCAGCCTAACACCACCACTACGATGGTGTTACACAACTTACCTAACCTTGCTTTCGTTCCTGCTACAGAAGTTCAGCTTCAGGAATCACTAGGGGGATAG
- the secF gene encoding protein translocase subunit SecF, which translates to MKLSINKSRSLWWAISSAIILAGIISMVISWQNPNIKAPLRPSLDFIGGTRLQFERDCTKPGNCDQPIDINVVREVAKAQGLGDSSIQIVADRGTGAENGILIRTKNLLPEQRSNLQNALSEKVGTFDEQKNQFDSVGPTLGQELFTSGVIALIVSFAGIIVYLTFRFQLDYALFAIVALLHDVFITAGIFSIFGLVLGTEVDSLFIVALLTITGFSVNDTVVIYDRIRETLKTNPNGAIADIVDDAVNQTLGRSINTTFTTMLSLFAIFLFGGETLKNFALALIIGFTAGAYSSIFIASTLLTLWRERNGQSVVVSGESIDTSAGN; encoded by the coding sequence ATGAAACTAAGTATTAACAAATCGCGATCGCTTTGGTGGGCTATTTCTAGTGCCATCATTCTTGCTGGTATCATCTCAATGGTGATTTCTTGGCAAAACCCGAACATCAAAGCACCCCTACGTCCCAGCTTGGATTTTATCGGTGGTACACGATTGCAGTTTGAACGCGATTGTACCAAACCCGGTAACTGCGACCAGCCAATTGATATCAATGTTGTTCGGGAAGTAGCTAAAGCGCAGGGATTGGGTGATAGTAGCATCCAAATTGTCGCTGACAGAGGCACAGGTGCAGAAAATGGGATATTAATTCGCACAAAAAACTTGCTTCCCGAACAGCGTAGCAACTTACAAAATGCCTTAAGCGAAAAAGTCGGTACTTTTGACGAGCAAAAAAACCAATTTGATAGTGTTGGCCCTACTCTGGGGCAAGAATTATTTACTTCTGGTGTGATCGCTCTGATAGTTTCCTTTGCAGGCATTATTGTTTATTTGACCTTCCGGTTCCAGTTGGATTATGCATTGTTTGCGATCGTTGCTCTATTACATGATGTATTCATCACGGCAGGGATTTTTTCGATTTTTGGTTTAGTATTGGGTACTGAAGTAGATAGCCTGTTCATCGTTGCTCTACTGACAATTACAGGTTTCTCAGTTAACGATACAGTGGTGATTTACGATCGCATCCGGGAAACCCTCAAGACGAATCCTAACGGAGCGATCGCTGACATTGTAGATGATGCAGTTAACCAAACTTTAGGACGGTCAATCAACACAACCTTTACTACAATGCTGTCATTGTTTGCCATCTTTCTGTTTGGCGGCGAAACTCTGAAAAACTTTGCCTTAGCTCTAATTATTGGCTTTACAGCGGGGGCTTATTCAAGTATTTTCATTGCCAGTACTCTTCTAACTTTGTGGCGAGAGCGCAACGGTCAAAGTGTGGTAGTCAGTGGTGAGTCGATTGATACATCTGCTGGTAACTAA
- the secD gene encoding protein translocase subunit SecD — protein MQRQRSLLILILVLIIAAFTVIATIPIPLGLDLRGGSQLTIQVKPSAEIPKITERELEGVKKVVEGRINGLGVSEPVIQTVGTDKILVQLPGVNNPEQAERVLGGTAQLEFRTQKPNTETQLLAFQASRAELKAKQEELRKSTDKAAIVKNQEDLQKSNQAIAELFESTNPPLIGKYLKDAYGEPTQGNNWNVAIRFDQQGGQLFANLTKNLAGTGRSIGVFLDNELISAPTVGIEFAAAGISGGSAVITGRFTAQEANDLGVQLRGGALPVPVEIAEIRTVGATLGKDSITSSIYAGIGGLTLVLTFMVVYYRLPGLIADIALLIYALLTWATFALLGVTLTLPGIAGFILSIGMAVDANVLIFERTREELQAGKSLYRSIESGFYRAFSSILDGNVTTVIACAALFWLGAGLVKGFALTLALGVAVSMFTAITCTRTLMFLAYTIPALKKPELFCPNLPTNQAEVAQ, from the coding sequence ATGCAAAGACAGCGATCGCTATTAATTTTGATTTTAGTCCTGATAATCGCCGCTTTTACGGTGATTGCGACAATTCCGATACCTCTGGGACTAGACTTGCGGGGAGGTTCACAGCTAACAATTCAGGTGAAACCATCAGCAGAAATTCCTAAAATCACCGAACGAGAATTGGAAGGTGTGAAGAAAGTTGTCGAAGGCCGGATTAATGGTTTGGGTGTTTCTGAGCCAGTAATCCAAACAGTCGGCACAGATAAAATATTGGTACAATTGCCAGGGGTAAATAATCCAGAGCAAGCTGAACGGGTGCTAGGAGGGACGGCGCAGTTAGAATTTCGTACCCAAAAGCCGAATACAGAAACCCAACTGCTTGCTTTCCAAGCATCTAGAGCCGAATTGAAAGCCAAGCAAGAAGAATTGAGAAAAAGTACTGACAAAGCAGCAATAGTTAAGAATCAAGAAGATTTACAAAAAAGTAATCAAGCGATCGCTGAATTGTTTGAAAGCACCAATCCACCGCTAATTGGCAAATACCTCAAGGATGCTTATGGTGAACCCACTCAAGGTAACAACTGGAATGTTGCCATTCGCTTCGATCAACAGGGTGGTCAACTGTTTGCCAATTTGACGAAAAATCTTGCTGGTACTGGGCGGAGCATTGGTGTTTTTCTGGACAATGAACTGATTAGCGCTCCTACGGTGGGTATAGAATTTGCTGCCGCAGGTATTAGTGGTGGCTCCGCCGTAATTACAGGCCGGTTTACCGCACAAGAAGCTAATGACTTGGGTGTACAGTTACGTGGTGGCGCATTACCTGTACCAGTAGAAATTGCTGAAATTCGCACTGTTGGGGCAACCTTGGGTAAAGACAGTATTACTAGTAGTATCTACGCTGGTATAGGTGGTCTGACTTTAGTATTAACATTTATGGTAGTGTATTATAGATTACCAGGGCTGATTGCCGATATCGCACTTTTGATCTACGCCCTGCTAACCTGGGCTACCTTTGCTTTGTTGGGTGTCACCCTAACCTTGCCAGGAATTGCTGGTTTTATTCTCAGTATTGGGATGGCGGTTGATGCAAATGTGTTAATTTTCGAGCGGACGCGGGAAGAATTGCAAGCAGGCAAAAGCCTGTATCGTTCTATAGAATCTGGCTTTTACCGCGCCTTTTCGAGTATTTTAGACGGCAACGTGACTACTGTCATTGCTTGTGCTGCACTATTCTGGCTAGGGGCTGGTTTGGTGAAAGGCTTCGCCCTAACGTTAGCGTTGGGCGTAGCAGTGAGTATGTTTACAGCAATTACTTGTACTCGCACCTTAATGTTTTTAGCATATACAATTCCCGCGCTTAAGAAACCAGAACTTTTCTGTCCGAACCTGCCAACAAATCAGGCAGAGGTGGCTCAATGA